In Lentibacillus amyloliquefaciens, one DNA window encodes the following:
- the rsmB gene encoding 16S rRNA (cytosine(967)-C(5))-methyltransferase RsmB translates to MKSFQVREAIVDLLVRIEQDSGFSHLLIDHEINSRNISQKDEALLTEIVYGTIQRKLTLDYYLEKFVDKKKKMKLWVQMLLRMSLYQMHFLDKVPDHAIIHEAVEIAKHRGHKGIASLVNGVLRNIQRKGVPDTAEINDKTKRLAIETSHPEWLVERWIDMYGFDITRNMCIANLERKPMSIRIQPLKISRKAVMEELDELGFEMRESDFSNQGIIIDKGNILRTRLFEEGFVTIQDQSSMLVTEMLNADPGMTVLDACSAPGGKVTHTAEKMRNKGTIVAYDLHAKKAKQIQNKAAELDLTIIDAKAADARKLQEKHAEESFDRILIDAPCTGFGVIRGKPDIKYNKQEDDVKRLAQIQADILDSVAPLLKQDGLLIYSTCTVDKTENDEVVKGFLAQNQDFQADKAFFDQLPDKILGSPGISEIGLQLFPHSFSTDGFFLTRLKRV, encoded by the coding sequence ATGAAGAGTTTTCAGGTAAGAGAAGCCATTGTTGATTTGCTTGTGAGGATTGAACAGGACAGCGGTTTCAGTCATTTATTAATTGATCACGAAATTAACTCGCGCAACATATCACAAAAAGATGAAGCGCTGCTGACGGAGATCGTTTACGGCACCATCCAGCGCAAATTAACACTCGACTATTATTTAGAAAAGTTTGTGGATAAAAAGAAAAAAATGAAGCTTTGGGTGCAAATGCTTTTGCGAATGTCACTCTATCAGATGCATTTTTTGGATAAAGTGCCTGATCACGCTATTATTCATGAAGCGGTTGAAATTGCCAAACACCGCGGTCATAAAGGGATTGCATCGTTGGTAAATGGTGTGCTCAGAAACATTCAGCGAAAAGGAGTGCCGGACACAGCTGAAATTAATGACAAAACAAAACGGCTTGCGATTGAAACAAGCCACCCTGAGTGGCTCGTTGAACGCTGGATAGACATGTACGGTTTTGATATAACCCGCAACATGTGCATTGCCAACCTTGAACGAAAACCGATGTCAATCCGAATTCAGCCGTTGAAAATCTCACGGAAAGCCGTTATGGAAGAGCTTGATGAACTCGGATTTGAAATGAGAGAATCCGATTTTTCCAATCAAGGCATCATTATTGACAAAGGAAATATTCTGCGGACAAGGCTTTTTGAAGAAGGTTTTGTAACGATTCAGGATCAGAGTTCAATGCTGGTGACAGAAATGCTTAATGCAGATCCCGGAATGACTGTTCTTGACGCTTGCAGTGCTCCGGGCGGTAAGGTGACACATACAGCTGAAAAAATGAGAAATAAAGGGACAATCGTTGCCTATGATCTTCATGCCAAGAAGGCAAAACAGATTCAGAATAAGGCGGCTGAACTTGATTTGACCATTATTGATGCTAAAGCCGCCGACGCCCGGAAGCTGCAGGAGAAGCATGCGGAGGAAAGTTTCGATCGGATTTTAATCGATGCGCCATGTACTGGTTTTGGTGTTATACGCGGTAAGCCGGATATCAAATATAATAAACAGGAAGATGATGTTAAGCGCCTTGCACAGATTCAAGCAGATATATTGGATTCTGTCGCACCTTTATTGAAACAAGACGGTCTATTGATATACAGTACCTGTACAGTGGATAAAACCGAAAATGACGAAGTAGTCAAAGGCTTTTTAGCACAAAATCAGGATTTTCAGGCAGACAAAGCTTTTTTTGATCAATTGCCTGATAAGATTCTGGGCTCACCAGGTATTTCTGAAATCGGTCTGCAGCTATTTCCGCATTCATTTTCCACTGACGGATTTTTTCTGACAAGGCTAAAACGTGTATAA
- the priA gene encoding primosomal protein N' — MNVAKVIVDVPASSINQTFDYSIPERFREMLKPGMRVIVPFGPRKIMGYVVDRVGESSFNNLKEINDILDITPVLTPELLDLGKWLAEDTLSLYITAFQAMLPQVLKANYKKELERLSNDSLSEELEAFFADRDHVAYDELENAMVSFSQVQKAIQNGDIAVRYLVKSRVTKKHVAFVKPAMEPHLLAEALEDMSGRARKQKEILDYFIDQNEEIELNKLLKKFETTRSTINALQAKGFLVLFKKEIYRNPYNDDAFEQTTALELTDEQREAIEPIKQHINDTEHDVFLLHGVTGSGKTEIYLQAIQDVIDKGEEAIVLVPEISLTPQMVRRFKGRFGSNVAVLHSALSYGEKYDEWRRIHRKEVQVVVGARSAVFAPFENIGIIIIDEEHENSYKQEDQPRYHARDAAIRRGENHQCPVILGSATPTLESYARAQKDVYKLAVLTKRTNEKAMPEVDIVDMREELHSGNRTMFSRRLKENIEQRIRRGEQAVLLLNRRGYSTFVMCRDCGHVKECPHCDIALTYHKRHNQLKCHYCSYEEPMPMYCPSCSSDLIRFFGTGTQRIEEALSQLIPEARVLRMDVDTTRRKGSHEKLLNQFANKEADILLGTQMIAKGLDFENVTLVGVLTADSMLHLPDFRSGEKTFQLLTQVSGRAGRHELPGEVIVQTYTPEHYSIELASRYEYLQFYKQEMQMRKKFQYPPFVFLALITVSHQNHVTAVQSTQEIVKRLWTLLQSESVILGPTPSPIARVKDRYRYQCMIKYKHEPELRTLINQVVRQFDDEVRKNDLQISVDMQPYQLM, encoded by the coding sequence GTGAATGTTGCGAAAGTGATTGTCGATGTTCCGGCAAGTTCCATAAACCAAACATTTGATTACTCGATTCCTGAACGTTTCCGTGAAATGCTGAAACCCGGAATGCGTGTCATTGTTCCATTCGGCCCCCGAAAAATAATGGGCTATGTCGTTGACAGGGTGGGTGAATCCTCTTTCAATAACCTTAAAGAAATAAACGATATTCTTGATATAACGCCTGTATTGACCCCGGAGCTCCTGGATTTGGGCAAATGGCTCGCGGAGGATACATTAAGCTTATATATTACTGCTTTCCAGGCCATGCTGCCTCAGGTTCTGAAAGCAAATTATAAAAAAGAGCTGGAGCGTTTATCCAATGATTCGCTGTCAGAGGAACTTGAAGCATTTTTTGCAGACAGAGATCATGTGGCATATGACGAGCTGGAAAATGCCATGGTGAGCTTTTCCCAGGTTCAAAAAGCAATTCAAAACGGGGATATTGCTGTCCGTTATCTTGTTAAGTCCAGAGTGACAAAAAAACATGTTGCGTTTGTGAAACCGGCAATGGAGCCTCATTTGCTTGCAGAGGCCCTTGAGGATATGTCAGGCAGGGCAAGAAAACAAAAGGAAATTCTCGATTATTTTATTGATCAGAATGAGGAAATCGAGCTGAACAAGCTTCTGAAAAAGTTTGAGACAACCCGTTCCACTATTAATGCATTGCAGGCTAAAGGTTTCCTGGTTTTATTTAAAAAAGAGATTTACCGGAATCCATATAATGACGATGCATTTGAACAGACCACCGCTCTGGAATTGACAGACGAGCAGCGGGAAGCTATTGAACCGATAAAACAACATATAAACGACACGGAGCACGATGTGTTTCTCTTGCATGGTGTGACAGGGAGCGGAAAGACTGAAATTTATTTACAAGCCATTCAGGACGTGATTGATAAAGGTGAAGAGGCGATTGTGCTTGTTCCTGAAATATCGTTGACACCGCAAATGGTCAGGCGGTTTAAAGGACGATTTGGTTCCAATGTTGCCGTTTTACATAGTGCTTTATCATATGGGGAAAAATATGATGAATGGCGGCGGATTCACCGCAAAGAAGTTCAGGTCGTTGTGGGGGCACGGTCTGCCGTTTTTGCCCCATTTGAAAATATTGGTATCATTATTATTGATGAAGAACATGAAAACAGTTATAAACAGGAAGATCAGCCGCGTTATCATGCCAGGGACGCAGCTATTCGCCGCGGGGAGAATCATCAATGCCCGGTTATCCTCGGAAGTGCCACACCAACATTGGAATCCTATGCGAGAGCCCAAAAAGACGTCTACAAACTGGCAGTGCTGACTAAACGGACAAATGAAAAAGCGATGCCTGAAGTGGATATTGTTGATATGCGGGAAGAATTGCACTCTGGCAACCGTACGATGTTTTCCAGACGGCTTAAAGAAAACATTGAACAGCGCATAAGGCGCGGAGAACAAGCTGTACTTCTTTTGAACCGGCGTGGCTATTCAACGTTTGTCATGTGCAGAGATTGCGGTCACGTGAAGGAATGCCCGCATTGTGATATCGCCCTTACCTATCACAAACGTCATAATCAATTGAAATGTCATTATTGTTCATATGAGGAACCGATGCCAATGTATTGCCCTTCATGCAGCAGTGATCTGATTCGTTTTTTCGGAACAGGGACTCAGCGAATAGAAGAAGCTCTGAGTCAGCTGATACCGGAAGCGCGGGTGTTGCGGATGGATGTTGATACCACACGGCGGAAAGGTTCGCATGAAAAACTGCTGAATCAATTTGCCAATAAAGAAGCCGATATATTGCTTGGAACCCAGATGATCGCCAAGGGTCTTGATTTTGAAAATGTGACACTTGTTGGCGTGCTGACAGCTGATTCGATGCTGCATCTGCCTGATTTCCGGTCCGGTGAAAAAACATTTCAGCTTCTGACCCAGGTTAGCGGCCGTGCGGGCAGACACGAATTACCCGGTGAAGTAATTGTTCAGACATATACACCGGAACATTACAGTATTGAACTTGCAAGCCGATATGAATATTTACAGTTTTATAAGCAAGAAATGCAAATGCGCAAAAAATTTCAATACCCGCCATTTGTCTTTCTGGCATTAATAACGGTCTCCCACCAGAATCATGTAACGGCCGTGCAATCAACACAAGAAATTGTAAAACGTTTATGGACGCTTCTTCAGTCTGAGAGTGTTATTTTAGGACCGACTCCGTCACCAATTGCCCGGGTGAAAGATAGATATCGTTACCAATGCATGATAAAATACAAGCATGAACCAGAGTTAAGGACATTAATCAATCAGGTCGTCCGGCAATTTGATGACGAGGTACGCAAAAACGATTTGCAAATCTCTGTTGATATGCAGCCGTACCAGTTAATGTAG
- the fmt gene encoding methionyl-tRNA formyltransferase gives MKRLVFMGTPDFSVPIFEALIRTEYEVVLAVTQPDRPKGRKKIMTPPPVKETAEKHHIPVLQPEKVRDEYKKILAYEPDIIITAAYGQILPKELLDVPEFGCINVHASLLPELRGGAPIHHAILQGKDETGITIMYMVEKLDAGDVIAKQTVPIAHSDHVGSLHDKLSKTGAQLLVGTLPRLFARQITPESQNESLATFASNIKREQEKIDWQNENGVIYNHIRGLHPWPVAFTTYNGEVMKIWWAEVDDNHYAGTPGEIVQIIDDEAFIVVCGNQKGVKIKEIQPAGKKRMTVKQYLQGSPDRIKMGVVLGD, from the coding sequence ATGAAACGATTAGTTTTTATGGGAACACCGGATTTTTCAGTGCCAATATTTGAAGCACTTATCAGAACAGAATATGAAGTTGTATTGGCAGTAACGCAGCCAGACCGGCCCAAAGGCAGAAAAAAGATTATGACACCTCCGCCTGTTAAAGAAACTGCCGAAAAGCACCATATTCCTGTCCTGCAGCCTGAAAAGGTAAGAGATGAATACAAAAAAATACTGGCTTATGAACCTGACATCATCATAACGGCTGCTTACGGGCAAATTTTGCCGAAAGAATTGCTGGATGTACCTGAGTTTGGCTGTATTAATGTCCACGCATCATTGCTGCCTGAGCTCAGAGGTGGTGCTCCCATCCATCATGCGATTCTTCAGGGAAAAGATGAGACGGGTATTACGATTATGTATATGGTCGAAAAGCTTGACGCCGGTGATGTCATTGCCAAACAGACCGTTCCAATTGCCCACAGTGATCATGTCGGATCATTGCATGATAAATTATCAAAAACTGGTGCACAACTTCTGGTCGGAACATTACCTCGACTATTTGCGCGGCAGATAACACCTGAAAGCCAGAATGAAAGCCTTGCAACTTTTGCGTCCAATATTAAGCGGGAGCAGGAAAAAATAGACTGGCAAAATGAAAATGGTGTTATTTATAACCATATAAGAGGGTTGCATCCCTGGCCGGTTGCATTCACAACATATAATGGCGAAGTTATGAAAATATGGTGGGCGGAAGTTGATGATAATCATTATGCCGGCACGCCAGGGGAAATCGTTCAGATAATTGACGACGAAGCGTTTATAGTCGTTTGTGGTAATCAAAAAGGAGTTAAAATAAAAGAGATCCAGCCGGCCGGCAAGAAACGAATGACGGTTAAGCAATATTTGCAAGGTTCTCCTGATAGAATTAAAATGGGCGTAGTTTTGGGGGATTAA